DNA from Prevotella melaninogenica:
ATTGTACAAGGGCGTTATATGCCTCCTTTACCTTCGCATTATTAGGTTGTGCAACACGTGCTTGATACCAGCGATAGATAAGTTCTAAGTCGGCTTGCTGATAGCTTACGCCGGTGAACTTCTGCAACATGAGGAGGTATTTATACCCATACTCCAAGGTTGGTTCGATAGTAGTTCCCTCGCCATAGTCGTTCCATGTGCTTATTTGCAGATACTTCAGACCTGCCTGTCGGGCTGCATCAAGCTGTCGCTGGAACAACGCTCCGTTCTCAGCATTGTAGGTTTGATAACCTGTACCGCCCTCACCTTCTTTGTAATAGTCCCAGAAACCAGGCATAGCACCACCTACAAAGCACTTATAACCCTTAGCTATAGCATAGTTAGGATTAGGATTCACCCATGTATAAACACCTTGTGCATTGTCTGAATAAGTAGCATTATTGACACTACCCATCTTTCCTTCCAGTACAAGGAACATTGGTTTTGTAGTGAGGATAGAGAAACTACGATACCAGTCTTTTGGCGATTCCATCTGAATAGGACCGAAGTCTAATAACAATGGACGACCCTCAACTTTCACATAACTATCATCTTTAAAGAAGTTCTCAGCTAAATAACGTAAGTCCTGACGTACTGTTCCAACCTTATCTGTCACTCCTTCGAGTGTTCTGTCTTCATAAACGACACTCATCTTGAGCCCTGCACGTTTCAAAGCACGGAAGAGTGCTTCAGTATTCGACTTATGTAAGGCGATAGAATTATCACTATTAACGCCATACCAGTCGACCATTACACCGTCTAAGCCGGCATATTTCATCAGCAAACACTGATAATCCAACACAGCCTCATCGCCACTTGCATAAGGACCCGTCTGTGGATAATAGTGTGAAGCTATCTGTCTTTTGCCATTAGCATCGGTCTTGTTAGGGTCACAGTTCTTCATTGTCCAGTGGTAACCCCACTTTCCTTCGTTCTTAGGGTTGGATGTGGTCGTCTCAAACCAAGGCATATAATGTGCATACACCTGCATAGTGTTTGACTTCGTAACGGCAACAGGCACGACTTGCGTAGTCTGCTGACTGCCTTCAGGCTTCTTAGGTGCACCCTCATAGCTGTCTGCACAAGACGCAAAAAGCAATCCTGAGACAGCTGCAATTGTAAATACTAATTTCAACTTCATCTTGTTTAATGTTCTCTTAGCTGACTTTCCTATTCCCAAAGCTGGTGCAGAAAGATTCCTACTTCTTATATTGATACCGCTATCCTACTTTCTGCTGCTATGCAAAAGCTATCCTTTCGTAAGTACAAAGATAAACTTTAAATACCATAAAGAAGAACTTCAACCACATAAAGAGGCATCTTTCTCGAATTATTTTCATGAAGAAAAAGAATTATTTTCATGATAATAAATATTTCTTTTCACGATGAAAAATGTTTTTTTTCATGAAAGTAATTTGCCACAGACAGCTTTTCTATAGGAGAAAGTCATGTTATTAACTTGATATTACATGGGTTGTTGCATCATAAAAGGGGCTGTTTTCTTAGAAGTAAGTAGGTCCTTTCATTCTGTTTAAAACCTATCGAATAAAGCCTTTAAAACCCAATGGCAACTGCATGGACCTAAAATTCCTGCCGTACCATTGGGCATCTTTATAACACTAAACCCATCAAAAATTAACTTTCGTAGCCAGGATTCTGCTTTAAGTTAGGGTTCTTGCTCAACTCCTCTTGTGGAATTGGATAGATACCTGTATGCTTGTCGGCAGGATCGGCTGGCTTCTCCCACCACGCTTTGAAGTAAGTTCCAAAGCGGATGTTGGTTGTACGGCGCAAATTCTCAAATACAAACTCGTGCTTCCACTCTGTGTCAAGATCGTCGAGGGTGAGCGTTGTGAGGTCGTCAAGGCCTGCACGCTTGCGAATCTGATTGATATAAGTGAGTGCTGTTGAGGTGTAACCCAAACGGAAGTTACACTCTGCTTGCATCATTAAAATCTCTGCATAGCGCATTAGTACCCAGTCGTTGTCGCGCTCCCAAGAGTCATTAGCACTCCATTCGTACTTGTTCAGACGTGCACCAGCATTCTTAGCGGCATCAGTAAAGTTATCTATCTCCTCCGTATAGTTCAATGGTGAGCCATCATCCATCAGTACTTCAGAACCATCCTTAGCACTATATTGCTGACCGATGAGCAGACTTTGGCGACGTACATCCTTCGCATCGAATGATGAGTAGAGTCCAGGCTGTGCGCAGATACCGTTACCACACCACTGATAAACGCCAGCTGGATCGAAAGCCAACTTCTGATTATAGTGGTAGGTCATACTTGCAAGATAGTTACCTACGGTTCCCTGCTTGTGATCGTAAGGTATTGCAAAGATGATTTCAGGAGATTTCTCATTCTGAATAGCGAAACTTGCCTTATAATTTGCAGTCAGCGAATAGCCTTGAACCTTATTACAAGCATCAAGACAGTCCTGCCAACGAGCCGTACCAGTAAACACCTCGGCATTGAGATAGAGTCGTGCCAAGAGCGTATTGGCTACGTTCTGGGTAAAACGACCGTAGGTAATGCCAGAAGGCAAGAGTGGGATAATCTCCTTAAGTTCCTTCTCAATGAAGGCAAAGACATCCTTACGCGGAGTATTTGTTGGGAGTTCCTTCTGCGTGAAGTCGGTCACAACAGGTACGTTTCCAAAGCAGTCGAGCAGGTTGTAATAGTAGTAAGCACGCAAGCCACGCAACTCTGCCTCCACTTTCTGCTTATCCTCTGTGGTCAGTCCACTCTGTTCTACCTGATAGATGATGGCATTCACCTTTGAAACACCTGTGAAGTTATATCGCCAAACAGAGAGGATACCAGAGTTCTTAGCGTCCCAGTTGTGGCGTTGGAACTGCTGATAGCGACCACCATCATACCAGTCTGTACCACGGGTTGGGATACATGCTTCATCACTTGAGCACTCCTGTGTGAAGAAGACATACTCACAAGTAGGATAACAGATGATACCTGCACCCTCAGGAGTACCTGAACCATAGCCTCGGAGAGTAGCGTAAGCACCTCCAACGATAGTTGCTACCTCAGAAGAAGTCTTGCCATAGTCATCCTGCGACACCTTATCGTAAAGTTGTTCGTTAAGGTCAGTACAGGAAGCCATTGCTAAGAGCAGTCCTACTCCTAACCAAGTCTTCCGTCCAGGAAGGATATTTGATATGCTAATATTCAATCGTTTCATAATAATTATGTTCTTATAATGTTGAATGTTACGGTAAGATTAGAAGCCAATGTTCACACCCAATGAGAAAGTGCGTGGTCGTGGATAACTGTTGAAGAAGTCAATACCAGGTGAGTTCAGTACGTTATCTGGTACACTTACTTCTGGATCGATACCCTTATAGCCTGTAATACAGAAGAGGTTTTCGCCTGTCACATAGAAACGTAGACGACTAAGACCCATCTTCTTCACTGCATTCATCGGAACAGAATAACCCAAAGTGATAGACTGTAGACGGAAGAAATCACCATTCTCTATGAAGTAATCAGAGAAAGTTGGATTATCAGTAATACCGCTCTTCATGAAGTCGTCGAGGGTGTTCTGTGATGGGAAGCGTGTTGGATCATACATCACCATGCGGCTAACATTCAGTACCTTCTGTCCGAACATACCATAAGCAGCTACGCTTGCATCGAAGTCACGCCATGTTGCATTGAGTGAAAGACCAAGGTTCCACTTAGGCATTGCTGAGCCTAAATAGCCTTCTTTCACCTTTCCATTCTCGTCTTTCTCAAGCATATACTTGCCGTCGTCTGAGATTCCTGTGCAATGAGGACCCCAGAAGGCACCTGCTGGAAAGCCCTCTTTGATGACCTGTGCGTAGGTGTTTGACATACCACGAACACTGTGCAATGGACCTGCTTGAAGTCCTACTGCCTGATATTGGTCGTTAGAAAGCTTCGTAATCTCCTGGTGGTTGTAGGCAAGAGAGAGGTTAGCATCAAGTGTCCAATCCTTCGTACGGACTGCTTTATAACCCAAAGTAAGCTCAAATCCCTTGTTTACTAAGTCACCAACATTCGCCAACATCGTACCCACAAGGTATGGAGGTTGTGGCACTGGATAAGTCCAAAGGAGGTCGGAAGTCTTCTTATAGTAAAGTTCTAACGTACCATTCAATCTATTGTATAGAGAGAAATCAACACCAAGGTTCCACTGTGCTGTTGACTCCCATTTGAGGTCAGGGTTAGGGTTTTGAATCTGTGTGTAGGAGTTCTTCCATGTTCCCGTAGTCCCATCGTAGTAGGCAGAACCTGCTGCAGAGAGGATAGAAAGCGACTTATATTCGCCAATACCATTCTGATTACCAGTCACACCGAAGCCTGCACGAAGCTTTAAGTTGTCGAGCCACTCACGTGTTGAAGCCATGAAAGGTTCTTCAGAGATACGCCAAGCCAAAGAAAGAGAAGGGAATACGCCCCACTTATGGTGCTGACCGAAGCGAGAAGAACCATCATTACGCAGCGTAGCAGTAAGCATATAGCAGTCCATCAGGCTGTAGTTCACACGACCAAAGAACGAAATGAGTTTTGATTCACCCTTATAAGAACCCACATCTCCCTGTCTGTGGTCTGTTCCTGCACCTAAGTTGTTATATCCGAAAGCATCAGAATCAAAGCCAGAGCGTGTTGAGCTGAAGCCTTCATAGGTGTTATCGAGGTAAGAATAACCACCCATAAGATTCAAATGGTGGATGTCTGCGAACTTTTTATCGTATGTTAAGTAAAGTTCTAACTGCTTATTTGTATAGTCATCATAGATTCTTTGACCCCATCCATGCTCACTCTGTCCCTCCATTCGAGCGTAAGTAGGCTTGTATAAGCCCGACTTAACAGAGTTGAATTCATAGGATGTATTGACCGTAGCAACCAATCCTTCGAGGAGAGAAAGCTCTGCCTTCAAGTAGCCTAAGAAGCGATGACGTTTGTGATCTTCAGTTCTGTTATTGTTTAACTCAACTGGATTCTCAGTGTTAGTACCATTGAATTGAGCATAACTGCCGTCTTGATTATAGACAGGGAAGGTTGGTTGAAGGTTAGTCATGCGTTCAAAGATACGGTTATCGACTGGATGCCAACTGTCAAAGTTGGTATTGATGCCCTCATCCAAGCGTAAACGACCATTCATTCCAGTCTGATAAGCAGAGAGAGAACCAGCAAGTCGGTTCATAGTATTGTTCTTAATGACACCTTCATTATTGTTATAAGTGAAGCTGGCACGGTATCCATGCTTCTTCTTTGACGATGAGAAGTTGATATTATGCCCATGAGAGATAGCCGTACGCATAAGTTCTTTCTGCCAGTCGGTGCTTGCTCCGAAGTCTAAAGCACTCATATTACCTGTTGAACGAACATAACTACGCCACTGATTTGCCGATAGTAAGTCGAGTGTTTTGGCTGCAGAAGCTAAGGCAACATAGCCATTATACTGAACAGTATTCACCTCAGTGTCTGAACCTTGACGATTGGTAGTGATGATGATAACACCATTTGCACCACGAGAACCATAGATAGCCGCAGCAGAGGCGTCCTTAAGAATATCCATGCTGACAATCTCTGAAGGTTGAACAGAGTTGATATCAACACCTGGAATACCATCTACAACAACCAACGGACCATTACTTGCCGACAAAGACGTACCACCACGAAGACGGATAGAAGCACCAGACTCAACAGCTCCAGAGCTTTGTACGATAGAAAGACCAGCCACCTTACCCTGCAACAACTGCTCAGTAGAGGTGATAACACCCTGTTTCATATCCTTAGAATTGACTGAGGCAATGGCACCCGTAAGGTCGCTCTTGCGCATCTTACCGTATCCGACGCCCACGATAGTCACCTCATCAAGTGTCTTGGCATCCTCTTCCATCACGATTTTCAAGCCTTTTCCTGCCTGCACATTACGACTTGTATAGCCTACATAGGTGATTTCTAGCATATCACCTTGTCGGCACTGGATAGTGAAATTACCATCAATATCAGTGATAGCACCCACCTTACCGCCTACAACACTCACCGAAGCGCCAATAAGTGGCTCATGACCGCTATCAGATACCGTACCAGTAGCAGTGAAGTCCTGTGCTGATACCTGACTACAGAACATCATCAACGCAAAGAGGATGAGTCTCGATAGTTTATTTTTTATTGTTAGTTTCATAGATTTTAATGCTTTTATGGATTGAATAAGACGAGGAATCATTCTCTCCTCTTCCGTTATTAATCAGCCACAACGAGCGGTATTGTTGATGTAACAACCGTCTTATCGTGCTGATCCTTTACTGTTACCTTCAGTTCAGAAGCTTCCACACCCTGCAACTCCTTGTTCAAGTCGAGTGTTGCCTCACGCTTATCGCGCACGCCAGGCATAGTACCAGTAATCGTCTTTGTACCTGCCACGATAGTATATTTCAAGTCACCAGCCGTACGCTCATTGTATTCACGCGTCAACGTAAGGATGTCCTTACTGCTTAGACGTGTTGGGAAATAAGAGAAAACAGGGTCTGGATAAGGAGTAGCCGTACCAGCCTTCTGCTTTTGA
Protein-coding regions in this window:
- a CDS encoding glycoside hydrolase family 71/99-like protein, whose protein sequence is MKLKLVFTIAAVSGLLFASCADSYEGAPKKPEGSQQTTQVVPVAVTKSNTMQVYAHYMPWFETTTSNPKNEGKWGYHWTMKNCDPNKTDANGKRQIASHYYPQTGPYASGDEAVLDYQCLLMKYAGLDGVMVDWYGVNSDNSIALHKSNTEALFRALKRAGLKMSVVYEDRTLEGVTDKVGTVRQDLRYLAENFFKDDSYVKVEGRPLLLDFGPIQMESPKDWYRSFSILTTKPMFLVLEGKMGSVNNATYSDNAQGVYTWVNPNPNYAIAKGYKCFVGGAMPGFWDYYKEGEGGTGYQTYNAENGALFQRQLDAARQAGLKYLQISTWNDYGEGTTIEPTLEYGYKYLLMLQKFTGVSYQQADLELIYRWYQARVAQPNNAKVKEAYNALVQLKTGEAKALLDAVNGKN
- a CDS encoding RagB/SusD family nutrient uptake outer membrane protein, with protein sequence MKRLNISISNILPGRKTWLGVGLLLAMASCTDLNEQLYDKVSQDDYGKTSSEVATIVGGAYATLRGYGSGTPEGAGIICYPTCEYVFFTQECSSDEACIPTRGTDWYDGGRYQQFQRHNWDAKNSGILSVWRYNFTGVSKVNAIIYQVEQSGLTTEDKQKVEAELRGLRAYYYYNLLDCFGNVPVVTDFTQKELPTNTPRKDVFAFIEKELKEIIPLLPSGITYGRFTQNVANTLLARLYLNAEVFTGTARWQDCLDACNKVQGYSLTANYKASFAIQNEKSPEIIFAIPYDHKQGTVGNYLASMTYHYNQKLAFDPAGVYQWCGNGICAQPGLYSSFDAKDVRRQSLLIGQQYSAKDGSEVLMDDGSPLNYTEEIDNFTDAAKNAGARLNKYEWSANDSWERDNDWVLMRYAEILMMQAECNFRLGYTSTALTYINQIRKRAGLDDLTTLTLDDLDTEWKHEFVFENLRRTTNIRFGTYFKAWWEKPADPADKHTGIYPIPQEELSKNPNLKQNPGYES
- a CDS encoding SusC/RagA family TonB-linked outer membrane protein, which translates into the protein MKLTIKNKLSRLILFALMMFCSQVSAQDFTATGTVSDSGHEPLIGASVSVVGGKVGAITDIDGNFTIQCRQGDMLEITYVGYTSRNVQAGKGLKIVMEEDAKTLDEVTIVGVGYGKMRKSDLTGAIASVNSKDMKQGVITSTEQLLQGKVAGLSIVQSSGAVESGASIRLRGGTSLSASNGPLVVVDGIPGVDINSVQPSEIVSMDILKDASAAAIYGSRGANGVIIITTNRQGSDTEVNTVQYNGYVALASAAKTLDLLSANQWRSYVRSTGNMSALDFGASTDWQKELMRTAISHGHNINFSSSKKKHGYRASFTYNNNEGVIKNNTMNRLAGSLSAYQTGMNGRLRLDEGINTNFDSWHPVDNRIFERMTNLQPTFPVYNQDGSYAQFNGTNTENPVELNNNRTEDHKRHRFLGYLKAELSLLEGLVATVNTSYEFNSVKSGLYKPTYARMEGQSEHGWGQRIYDDYTNKQLELYLTYDKKFADIHHLNLMGGYSYLDNTYEGFSSTRSGFDSDAFGYNNLGAGTDHRQGDVGSYKGESKLISFFGRVNYSLMDCYMLTATLRNDGSSRFGQHHKWGVFPSLSLAWRISEEPFMASTREWLDNLKLRAGFGVTGNQNGIGEYKSLSILSAAGSAYYDGTTGTWKNSYTQIQNPNPDLKWESTAQWNLGVDFSLYNRLNGTLELYYKKTSDLLWTYPVPQPPYLVGTMLANVGDLVNKGFELTLGYKAVRTKDWTLDANLSLAYNHQEITKLSNDQYQAVGLQAGPLHSVRGMSNTYAQVIKEGFPAGAFWGPHCTGISDDGKYMLEKDENGKVKEGYLGSAMPKWNLGLSLNATWRDFDASVAAYGMFGQKVLNVSRMVMYDPTRFPSQNTLDDFMKSGITDNPTFSDYFIENGDFFRLQSITLGYSVPMNAVKKMGLSRLRFYVTGENLFCITGYKGIDPEVSVPDNVLNSPGIDFFNSYPRPRTFSLGVNIGF